The Dunckerocampus dactyliophorus isolate RoL2022-P2 chromosome 16, RoL_Ddac_1.1, whole genome shotgun sequence genome includes a window with the following:
- the si:ch211-283g2.1 gene encoding sodium- and chloride-dependent GABA transporter ine translates to MSACTDTGHGAADMDKHASRPTWSRQIEFTLAGIGSAVGLGNVWRFPYLCFRSGGGAFLVPYLLMLLVLGIPLLYMELTIGQYTRRGPVHAMAYVCPLLKGVGIASVAISFIMCTYYNVVIAWALYYLFSSFQAPLLWQSCNNTWNTPNCTDHATNSSYSSTASQEFFKYKMLQQTPGVGEAGAIRWEIFLILVLAWLLVYLCIFKGVKSTGKVVYLTALLPYVILIALLINNVQLPGALQGILFFIVPEWDKLLVVEVWVNAAAQIFNSIGIGFGFLMSMASYNSFNNSVLKDTLTISIVNSLTSILAGFVIFSAFGYMSHLQDVPVAQLAVDGPGLVYIVYPQAFTNMPVPQLWAAMFFFMLLCLGLDSQFAMVEVMVTSLTDQYDRQLIRFFKKKELFVLAVCVVACLLGIPCVMQVGIYVFQLMDHYTAIVSIMFLAFFEVLAICWLYGVSRLSDNLEEMTGNRANVFFRLCWQIVAPSLITVILIFSVIQFKPARYEDYVFPPWAQGVGWVVAMGSIIWIPLASVHTLWVLPGSFVQKLKLSIRPYSLSETSKMPYYERGGGDRYPVVSVISTSIRLQDKPPHQGN, encoded by the exons ATGAGCGCCTGCACAGACACAGGACACGGGGCAGCAGACATGGACAAGCACGCCAGCAGGCCAACATGGAGCAGGCAGATCGAGTTCACTCTGGCGGGCATCGGCTCTGCCGTGGGTCTGGGCAACGTTTGGAGGTTCCCTTATCTCTGCTTCAGGAGTGGAGGAG GTGCCTTCCTGGTTCCATACCTGCTGATGCTGTTGGTGTTGGGGATCCCTTTGCTGTATATGGAGTTGACTATAGGCCAGTATACAAGAAGAGGGCCGGTCCACGCTATGGCTTACGTTTGTCCACTGCTAAAAG GCGTAGGCATAGCATCTGTGGCCATTTCCTTCATCATGTGCACGTACTACAATGTGGTCATTGCCTGGGCCCTCTACtacctgttcagctccttccaagCGCCGCTACTCTGGCAGAGCTGCAACAACACGTGGAACACACCAAACTGCACCGATCACGCCACCAACAGCAGTTACTCCTCCACTGCCAGCCAGGAGTTCTTCAA GTACAAGATGCTGCAGCAAACACCAGGAGTTGGAGAAGCCGGAGCGATTCGCTGGGAGATTTTCCTTATCCTTGTGCTCGCCTGGCTCCTCGTCTACCTTTGCATCTTCAAGGGGGTGAAATCAACAGGCAAG GTGGTGTACCTCACAGCTCTGCTCCCGTATGTCATCCTCATCGCCCTGTTGATCAACAACGTGCAGCTCCCTGGAGCGTTACAGGGGATTCTCTTCTTCATCGTGCCGGAATGGGACAAGCTACTCGTAGTGGAG GTTTGGGTGAATGCTGCGGCACAGATCTTCAACTCCATCGGAATAGGCTTTGGTTTCCTCATGTCCATGGCCAGCTATAACTCTTTCAACAACAGCGTTCTTAA GGACACACTGACCATATCCATCGTCAACTCCCTCACCAGCATCCTGGCAGGCTTTGTCATTTTCTCAGCGTTTGGATACATGTCTCATCTGCAGGACGTTCCTGTGGCCCAGTTGGCTGTGGACG GTCCAGGACTAGTTTATATTGTCTACCCGCAAGCCTTTACCAACATGCCAGTGCCTCAGCTGTGGGCTGCGATGTTCTTCTTCATGCTACTTTGCCTCGGACTAGACAGTCAG TTTGCAATGGTGGAAGTGATGGTGACCAGTCTGACGGATCAATACGATCGACAACTGATCAGATTCTTCAAGAAGAAGGAGCTGTTTGTTCTTGCGGTTTGTGTGGTGGCGTGTCTTCTTGGAATTCCATGCGTCATGCAG GTGGGCATCTACGTGTTCCAGCTGATGGATCACTACACCGCCATCGTGTCGATCATGTTCCTTGCATTCTTTGAGGTTCTCGCCATTTGCTGGCTTTATG GCGTGAGTCGACTCTCGGACAACCTGGAAGAGATGACTGGAAACAGAGCAAACGTTTTCTTCAGACTGTGTTGGCAAATTGTAGCTCCTTCCCTCATCACG GTGATCCTGATCTTCTCCGTCATCCAATTCAAACCTGCTCGCTATGAAGACTATGTCTTCCCTCCTTGGGCCCAAGGTGTTGGCTGGGTGGTTGCCATGGGATCCATCATTTGGATCCCTTTGGCCAGCGTTCACACATTGTGGGTGCTACCTGGATCCTTTGTGCAG AAACTAAAGCTGTCCATTAGGCCATACTCCCTGTCGGAGACATCCAAAATGCCGTATTACGAGAGGGGAGGAGGTGACAGATACCCAGTCGTGTCTGTCATAAGCACCTCCATCCGTCTACAAGACAAACCGCCACACCAGGGCAACTGA